A window of the Mesotoga prima MesG1.Ag.4.2 genome harbors these coding sequences:
- a CDS encoding AAA family ATPase, producing MKVQDAKHLSKIIMESGEIPLLWGHFGVGKTDLAREIASETGRELIILVISQMEPGDLIGMPSRDGERTLFLRPDWWPTEGNVILMIDEVNRAHRSIRNAIMQLLIDRRIHNHFLPEGSWIMAAANPPDEEYDQVELITDPAFMSRFFHIELTPDPDEWLKWAEIQGMPSNVTNFIREYPEFLSRDTIVSMRLELRPSPRSWYKLGRVFADLSSEEIERYGYVIAAGIVGPEAARTFMSKIQGSELLPSPRALLLDLDENILGRLSEGDISWTSASVLRVTKHLSELDDLQVQEYFQNVPLIAGNLLRIGKVIPKDSFFSVIRHIVHQVEGEKGLKRAFYENLLEELAMDHDVLKFLQRSEKDDK from the coding sequence TTGAAGGTTCAAGATGCAAAACACTTGAGTAAAATAATTATGGAGTCTGGAGAGATCCCGCTTCTCTGGGGCCACTTTGGGGTGGGAAAGACAGATCTCGCTAGGGAGATCGCATCCGAGACGGGCAGAGAACTGATAATTCTAGTGATTTCACAGATGGAGCCCGGTGATCTCATCGGAATGCCTTCAAGGGATGGAGAGCGGACACTGTTCTTAAGGCCCGACTGGTGGCCAACCGAAGGAAATGTCATATTGATGATAGATGAAGTGAACAGAGCTCACAGATCGATAAGAAATGCAATAATGCAGCTCTTAATAGATAGAAGAATACACAATCACTTTCTTCCGGAAGGAAGCTGGATAATGGCAGCGGCTAACCCGCCGGATGAGGAATACGATCAGGTAGAGCTAATAACTGACCCCGCCTTCATGTCGAGGTTCTTCCACATAGAGCTCACTCCAGATCCCGATGAGTGGCTTAAATGGGCTGAAATTCAGGGAATGCCAAGCAACGTGACGAATTTTATCAGGGAGTATCCGGAGTTTCTTTCGAGGGATACAATAGTTTCGATGCGTCTCGAGCTGAGGCCGAGCCCCCGTAGCTGGTATAAGCTTGGAAGAGTATTCGCAGACCTTTCAAGCGAAGAGATCGAGAGATACGGTTATGTAATAGCTGCCGGCATTGTTGGTCCCGAGGCGGCCAGGACTTTCATGAGCAAGATTCAAGGTAGCGAACTTCTCCCTTCTCCAAGAGCTCTCCTTCTTGATCTTGACGAGAACATTCTAGGGAGGCTTTCGGAGGGGGACATCTCATGGACCAGTGCCTCGGTGCTCCGTGTTACGAAGCATCTTTCTGAGCTAGATGATTTGCAAGTTCAGGAATACTTTCAGAACGTTCCGCTAATCGCCGGTAATCTTCTCAGAATTGGGAAAGTGATTCCAAAAGACTCATTCTTCTCGGTGATAAGGCACATTGTTCATCAGGTAGAAGGAGAGAAGGGACTGAAACGGGCTTTTTATGAGAATCTTCTTGAGGAACTGGCAATGGATCACGATGTTCTGAAATTCCTTCAGAGGAGCGAAAAGGATGATAAATGA
- a CDS encoding IS1634 family transposase — MGIVYQKNKKTGITYVYKNEAYWDKEKQQSRAKRTLIGKLNTSTGEIVPTRSYRKDSISKKPGPVPITKIRRDFYGACYLLDQVGKITEVEADLKACFPDRYRMILSVAYYLILEENNSLSRFSRWQRLHAHPYGEDIPSQRGSELFQSISEEERMMFFKKQGRRRIEKEYWAFDITSISSYSETLSQVKKGRNKEYDRLPHINLALLFGEQSGLPFYYRKLPGNITDVKTVKQLMAEFNVMGYKKVSVLLDRGFYSRENINLLFKNHQKFIIGVKLNLNYVKETLEEERDNLQLWSNLQPQFGVYGLCRTTQWEYEQERPNKGDVLSSKRRAYLHLFYNGEKAARDQAEMNDYLSRLYNDLVNNTREEYRMKDYDKYFTVTSKFRKITPKEEAMREAARNYGYFALLSNEVKDPFEALSLYRSKDIVEKGFGNLKDRLNFGRMQVSSELSLNGKLFVEFVALIYLSYIKKKMQDTCLLENWTLQGLLDELDTIERFESPEHGRMIGEVTKKQEEIYAKLGVKSPSL, encoded by the coding sequence ATGGGGATTGTCTATCAAAAGAACAAGAAAACTGGAATCACATATGTCTACAAAAACGAAGCCTATTGGGACAAGGAAAAGCAACAGTCGAGAGCCAAGAGAACTTTAATCGGCAAGCTGAATACAAGTACTGGAGAAATCGTACCGACCAGGTCATACAGGAAGGATAGCATTTCGAAAAAGCCCGGTCCAGTTCCCATAACCAAAATCCGCAGGGATTTCTATGGTGCTTGCTATCTTCTCGATCAGGTTGGAAAGATCACAGAAGTTGAGGCAGATTTGAAAGCCTGTTTCCCCGACCGTTATAGAATGATTTTATCGGTTGCCTATTATCTTATTCTCGAAGAGAATAACTCCCTCAGTAGGTTTTCCCGTTGGCAGAGATTGCATGCCCATCCTTATGGAGAAGACATACCATCACAGCGCGGTAGTGAGCTGTTTCAATCTATTTCCGAAGAAGAGAGGATGATGTTCTTCAAGAAACAAGGTAGACGTAGAATTGAGAAAGAATACTGGGCCTTTGACATCACTTCCATCTCCAGTTATTCAGAGACACTGAGTCAGGTAAAGAAGGGAAGAAACAAAGAGTACGACAGACTACCTCACATCAACCTCGCCCTTCTCTTCGGTGAACAGTCTGGACTTCCCTTTTACTACCGGAAGCTCCCTGGCAATATCACCGACGTGAAAACAGTCAAGCAGCTTATGGCTGAATTCAATGTCATGGGATACAAAAAGGTAAGTGTCCTTCTTGACAGAGGCTTTTACAGCAGAGAGAACATAAACCTGCTCTTCAAGAACCACCAGAAATTCATCATCGGTGTCAAACTGAATTTGAATTATGTGAAAGAGACCCTGGAAGAAGAGCGCGATAACCTCCAGCTATGGTCAAACCTGCAACCCCAGTTCGGAGTATATGGCTTGTGCCGGACGACCCAGTGGGAATATGAACAGGAAAGACCCAATAAGGGAGATGTTCTCAGCTCGAAAAGGAGGGCATATCTTCATCTTTTCTACAATGGCGAGAAGGCTGCCAGAGATCAGGCAGAGATGAACGATTATCTGAGCAGACTATACAATGATCTGGTAAACAACACACGTGAAGAATACCGCATGAAGGACTACGACAAATACTTTACTGTTACCAGTAAGTTCAGGAAAATCACACCGAAGGAAGAGGCGATGCGTGAAGCGGCAAGAAACTATGGCTATTTCGCACTGCTCTCCAATGAAGTCAAAGATCCCTTCGAGGCCTTATCTCTCTATCGCAGTAAAGACATAGTGGAAAAGGGGTTTGGGAACCTAAAAGACCGTTTGAATTTCGGTAGAATGCAGGTTTCATCTGAACTATCACTGAATGGCAAGTTGTTTGTCGAGTTTGTCGCCTTGATTTATCTTTCCTACATAAAGAAGAAGATGCAGGACACCTGTCTCTTGGAGAACTGGACATTGCAAGGTCTCCTTGACGAACTTGACACCATTGAAAGGTTTGAGTCTCCCGAACATGGCCGCATGATCGGAGAAGTCACTAAAAAGCAGGAGGAGATCTATGCCAAGCTGGGGGTGAAATCACCCTCGTTATAA
- a CDS encoding vWA domain-containing protein, producing the protein MINEELMERAVFELGKDSPFYNFLLLFIDRIPSVAVRTLKLRVSSRGRFQLLYNPDTLRNKPLAFTKALLKHECLHIVNGHILIPVSKSREKMLWDLSMDAAVNQFIRELDAFSLPMDSILKEGCGTDNERFFVGPPMQYPGMTAEFYHDWGLDFMKKNKTIDLELLDSNISRPDSHEDFGKFELPKEFVEDLLKQVISETMEKAKTGMPEGLEGVMKLVLDNPVLDWRNMIRRFFGSSMQVGRYRTPMRPNRRYDDQPGWRNDYAAKLVVVVDTSGSIIEEEFNSFFSEIDEVTRVTDSRVWLVQVDETVQSVMKYGKGMWRDLKLMGRGETDLQPAVDYAQEKLRPEGLLLFTDGFTDLPTVSRRVLFVLPKSHNSDFAEEAKSIYGRSSVVFLK; encoded by the coding sequence ATGATAAATGAGGAATTGATGGAACGGGCAGTCTTTGAATTGGGAAAAGACAGTCCTTTCTACAATTTTCTCCTCCTATTCATAGATAGAATCCCCTCGGTTGCAGTCAGAACGTTGAAACTACGAGTGAGTTCAAGAGGAAGGTTTCAGCTCCTATACAATCCAGATACTCTTCGAAATAAACCTCTGGCTTTCACAAAGGCATTACTAAAACATGAGTGTCTCCACATAGTAAATGGTCACATACTGATACCGGTAAGCAAGTCCAGAGAAAAAATGCTGTGGGATCTGTCGATGGACGCGGCCGTGAATCAGTTCATACGGGAACTCGATGCGTTCAGCCTCCCAATGGATTCGATTTTGAAAGAAGGCTGCGGGACCGACAACGAGAGGTTTTTCGTCGGACCTCCAATGCAGTATCCGGGAATGACGGCAGAGTTCTATCACGACTGGGGACTTGACTTCATGAAGAAGAACAAGACCATTGATCTCGAACTACTGGATTCAAATATCTCCAGGCCGGATTCACATGAGGACTTTGGCAAGTTCGAGCTTCCCAAGGAGTTTGTAGAGGATCTACTGAAGCAGGTGATCTCTGAGACTATGGAAAAGGCCAAGACCGGCATGCCAGAAGGTCTCGAGGGAGTTATGAAGCTGGTTCTCGACAATCCCGTTCTGGACTGGAGAAATATGATTCGACGTTTCTTTGGTTCCTCCATGCAGGTTGGAAGGTACAGAACTCCGATGAGGCCCAACCGAAGATATGATGATCAACCGGGATGGAGAAACGACTATGCGGCAAAGCTGGTAGTAGTGGTCGATACCAGTGGCAGCATTATCGAAGAGGAGTTCAACTCTTTCTTCAGTGAGATAGACGAAGTTACAAGAGTTACAGATTCCAGGGTCTGGCTGGTGCAGGTTGATGAGACGGTTCAGAGCGTGATGAAATATGGAAAGGGAATGTGGAGAGACCTTAAGCTCATGGGAAGAGGGGAAACTGATCTTCAGCCGGCCGTCGATTACGCTCAGGAAAAGCTGAGACCTGAAGGTCTCCTCCTCTTCACCGACGGGTTCACGGATTTGCCTACAGTTTCGAGAAGAGTATTGTTCGTTCTACCAAAGAGCCACAATTCAGATTTTGCTGAAGAAGCAAAATCAATATACGGACGTTCGTCGGTGGTGTTTCTTAAGTGA
- a CDS encoding DUF4895 domain-containing protein translates to MTYYSGPESYREILRRVYEGVEDSFASWAKLVGDHSDRLDNAFGHFMTLVVQTSKRNAPVLSVFVDSEGRGYVGLSNSSPFETASALYRFPNEVENPFMEAFASFFGDETELTYHRAIFQSPLKLYFLAYYGNERLLRKEILKDSLRGKDYFRLSEVIDDTLFSICRENYRKWIEFDDGEVLVFPFQNILKIAFGLPKINENIDRSITMELSRLFRIEVTKQCDVLRNSSVTPDMNISRPVATVFEIDLVDSKPVYERLEAFYKYYSKFISETIESMLRFIHTDFPLSK, encoded by the coding sequence GTGACTTACTATTCCGGCCCCGAAAGCTACAGGGAAATTCTCAGGAGAGTCTACGAAGGAGTTGAAGACAGCTTCGCCTCGTGGGCAAAACTTGTCGGAGACCACTCTGATCGACTGGACAATGCTTTTGGCCACTTCATGACACTGGTAGTTCAGACTTCAAAAAGGAACGCTCCCGTTCTTTCGGTCTTTGTGGACAGCGAAGGCAGAGGTTATGTGGGTCTTTCAAACTCATCCCCATTTGAGACAGCAAGCGCCTTGTACCGGTTCCCAAACGAAGTCGAGAACCCGTTCATGGAAGCATTCGCCAGTTTCTTTGGGGACGAAACGGAACTGACATACCATCGAGCGATCTTTCAAAGTCCTTTGAAGCTTTACTTCCTTGCTTATTATGGTAATGAAAGGCTTCTACGTAAAGAGATTCTGAAGGACTCCCTGCGCGGAAAGGATTACTTCAGGCTGTCGGAAGTTATCGATGATACGCTGTTCTCTATTTGCAGAGAAAATTATAGAAAGTGGATTGAGTTCGACGACGGAGAAGTCCTTGTTTTTCCCTTTCAAAACATTCTAAAAATCGCCTTTGGTCTACCAAAGATAAATGAAAACATCGACCGTTCTATAACTATGGAGCTTTCAAGGTTGTTCAGGATCGAGGTAACAAAACAGTGTGACGTTCTCAGAAACTCGAGTGTAACTCCCGACATGAATATCTCGAGACCGGTTGCAACTGTTTTCGAGATAGATCTAGTAGACTCAAAGCCAGTATACGAAAGGCTTGAAGCATTCTACAAATACTACTCGAAATTCATATCTGAAACGATAGAAAGCATGTTGAGATTCATTCATACTGATTTTCCGCTGAGCAAATAG